A part of Olleya sp. Bg11-27 genomic DNA contains:
- a CDS encoding SulP family inorganic anion transporter, translating to MFKTLKNDLPASIVVFFVALPLCLGIALASGAPLFSGVISGIIGGVVVGALSGSKIGVSGPAAGLAAIVLTAIVSLGGYENFLVAVVLGGVIQIVFGILKAGVIGYYFPSSVIKGMLTGIGIIIILKQIPHFFGYDSEPEGADSFVELSGENTFSAILNITDHITMGSLIVGLIGLAILLLWDKVLSKKGKFFQIIQGPLVAVVIGIVYFAMTKGTNLGIAQTHLVSVPIPESLDSFLGQFRFPDFSAITNPDVWIVAFTIALVASLETLLCVEATDKIDPEKNVTPTNRELLAQGTGNIISGLIGGLPITQVIVRSSANIQSGGRSKLSAIFHGFLLLISVVLIPKLLNMIPLSVLAAILLIVGYKLAKPGLFKKMYDMGWKQFVPFVITVLGIVFIDLLWGIGLGLLVGIVVILIKSYQNSHFLHIEDKSNGMHKIKMTFAEEVTFFNKGAILKELDSLPRDTSLELDVRKTRYLDNDIIEILDDFAFKAKERNINIQLTSERGIVENPDSFIEFFKLRPVSA from the coding sequence ATGTTTAAAACATTAAAAAATGACTTACCAGCGAGTATAGTCGTGTTTTTTGTAGCATTACCTTTATGTTTAGGTATTGCTCTAGCCAGTGGTGCTCCACTTTTTTCAGGAGTAATTTCTGGTATTATAGGAGGGGTTGTAGTAGGAGCTTTAAGTGGTTCTAAAATAGGTGTTAGTGGTCCTGCTGCAGGATTGGCAGCAATAGTATTAACAGCAATTGTATCACTGGGGGGGTATGAAAACTTTTTGGTTGCAGTTGTCTTAGGAGGAGTGATTCAAATCGTATTTGGAATTTTAAAAGCCGGTGTTATTGGGTATTATTTCCCGTCTTCAGTAATTAAAGGAATGTTAACCGGTATTGGAATTATAATTATTCTAAAACAAATCCCTCACTTTTTTGGATACGATTCAGAGCCAGAAGGGGCTGATAGTTTTGTTGAGTTATCGGGAGAAAACACATTTTCAGCCATTTTAAATATTACTGATCATATTACTATGGGATCATTGATTGTTGGTCTTATTGGTTTAGCTATCTTATTATTATGGGATAAAGTATTATCTAAAAAAGGTAAATTTTTTCAAATAATACAGGGGCCTTTAGTGGCTGTAGTTATAGGTATCGTTTATTTTGCTATGACAAAAGGAACTAATTTAGGTATTGCACAAACACATTTAGTAAGCGTACCAATTCCAGAGAGTTTAGATTCGTTTTTAGGACAGTTTAGATTTCCTGATTTTAGTGCAATTACAAATCCAGATGTATGGATTGTCGCGTTTACAATTGCTTTAGTAGCAAGTTTAGAAACTTTACTATGTGTTGAGGCAACGGATAAGATAGATCCAGAGAAAAATGTAACACCTACTAATAGAGAATTATTAGCACAAGGAACAGGGAATATTATTTCTGGTTTAATTGGAGGGTTACCAATTACACAAGTAATTGTTCGTAGTTCTGCTAATATTCAATCTGGAGGACGTAGCAAATTATCGGCTATTTTTCATGGGTTCTTATTGTTGATTTCGGTTGTTTTAATACCAAAATTATTAAACATGATTCCATTATCAGTTTTAGCAGCAATCCTTTTAATTGTAGGGTACAAGTTAGCAAAACCAGGATTGTTCAAAAAAATGTATGATATGGGATGGAAACAATTTGTGCCATTTGTGATTACCGTTTTAGGTATTGTTTTTATTGATTTATTATGGGGAATTGGTTTAGGGTTATTAGTTGGTATTGTTGTTATATTAATTAAGAGTTACCAAAACTCTCACTTTTTACATATCGAAGATAAAAGTAATGGTATGCATAAAATAAAAATGACTTTTGCTGAAGAGGTTACTTTCTTTAATAAAGGAGCCATTTTAAAAGAACTTGATAGCTTACCAAGAGACACGTCTTTAGAATTAGATGTTAGGAAAACACGATATTTAGATAACGATATAATCGAAATTTTAGATGATTTCGCTTTTAAAGCTAAAGAACGTAACATCAATATTCAGTTAACTTCAGAACGTGGTATTGTAGAGAATCCAGATAGTTTTATCGAGTTTTTCAAACTAAGACCAGTGTCCGCCTAA
- a CDS encoding vWA domain-containing protein, with translation MFQIEEKIWFWTLLVIPVLVVFFLLLQFWKKRTQKKFANKALLKRLSPNQSVFKSVLKLVVLCLAFASLSLALVNPKVGTSLETVKREGVDIVFAVDVSKSMLAEDIKPNRLKKAQQLVSRIIDDLGSDRVGIIAYAGKAFPQLPITTDYAAAKMFLQNMNTDMLSSQGTAINEAINLAKTYYDDDEQTNRVLIIISDGEDHSEAATQVAEEASKEGIKIFTIGVGEVKGGPIPLRIKGALVGYKKDKQGETVITKLNEETLKNIADQANGVYINGANTDKVVSQMTDILNKMDKKEFEAKQVANFESRFQWFLGLAILLFLIDIFLLERKTTWLKKLNLFNENL, from the coding sequence ATGTTTCAAATAGAAGAAAAAATATGGTTTTGGACACTACTGGTTATTCCAGTGTTAGTAGTCTTCTTTTTGCTGTTACAATTTTGGAAAAAGCGCACACAAAAAAAGTTTGCTAATAAAGCATTGTTAAAGCGTTTAAGCCCAAACCAATCGGTGTTTAAATCGGTGTTAAAATTAGTCGTATTGTGTTTAGCTTTTGCTAGTTTGTCGTTAGCGTTAGTCAATCCAAAAGTAGGGACTAGTTTAGAAACCGTAAAGCGTGAAGGTGTAGATATTGTCTTTGCAGTGGATGTCTCTAAAAGTATGTTGGCGGAAGATATTAAGCCAAATAGACTTAAAAAAGCACAACAGTTAGTCTCTAGGATTATAGACGACTTAGGGAGTGATCGTGTAGGGATTATTGCTTATGCAGGAAAAGCATTTCCGCAGTTGCCAATCACAACAGATTATGCTGCTGCAAAAATGTTTTTGCAGAATATGAATACAGATATGCTGTCTTCTCAAGGAACTGCAATAAACGAGGCTATTAATTTAGCAAAAACGTATTATGACGACGACGAGCAAACCAATCGTGTGTTAATTATAATATCTGATGGAGAAGATCATAGCGAAGCAGCTACGCAAGTCGCAGAAGAAGCGAGTAAAGAAGGTATCAAAATATTTACAATAGGTGTTGGAGAGGTTAAAGGAGGACCAATACCGTTAAGGATAAAAGGCGCATTGGTTGGTTATAAAAAGGATAAACAAGGCGAGACTGTTATCACAAAGCTTAATGAAGAAACCTTAAAGAATATTGCTGATCAGGCGAATGGGGTTTATATTAATGGTGCAAATACAGATAAAGTGGTGAGTCAAATGACTGACATTTTAAATAAAATGGATAAAAAAGAATTTGAGGCTAAACAGGTTGCGAATTTTGAGAGTAGATTTCAGTGGTTTTTAGGATTAGCGATTTTATTGTTTTTAATCGATATTTTCTTATTAGAAAGAAAAACAACTTGGTTGAAAAAATTAAATCTATTTAACGAGAATTTATAA
- a CDS encoding tetratricopeptide repeat protein, translating into MKHIIYILFFFFGSLTAQNETVFEQANALYNDAKFDEAIAKYESILETKQHSAEVYYNLANAHYKLNNIAPSIYYYEKALQLKPEDKDILNNRAYAKKMTVDAIQAVPQLGLSRFFNKVTNALTFDNWARLAIVMMVLFIVLFLMYYFTNGTQSKRVSFILSFVFLFLSLSSVGLAFQKQALDNKDNPAIVFAQKSEVKTEPNSDGKDAFVLHEGTKVLVLDTINDWRKIKLLDGKIGWINAKDIKMLNNF; encoded by the coding sequence ATGAAGCACATAATTTACATACTCTTTTTTTTCTTTGGAAGCCTAACGGCGCAAAACGAAACTGTTTTTGAGCAAGCTAACGCATTATATAACGATGCTAAGTTTGATGAAGCCATTGCTAAATATGAATCGATTTTAGAGACCAAACAACATTCGGCAGAGGTGTATTACAATCTTGCAAATGCACATTACAAGTTAAATAATATTGCGCCAAGTATTTATTATTATGAAAAAGCATTACAGCTTAAACCAGAAGATAAAGACATCTTAAATAATAGGGCATATGCTAAAAAGATGACCGTGGATGCGATTCAAGCAGTCCCACAATTAGGATTGTCTCGGTTTTTTAACAAGGTAACTAATGCCTTGACGTTTGATAATTGGGCACGATTAGCTATAGTAATGATGGTTTTGTTTATTGTCTTGTTTTTAATGTATTACTTTACAAATGGGACGCAAAGTAAACGGGTGTCTTTTATTTTAAGTTTTGTGTTTTTATTTTTGTCGTTATCTAGTGTAGGCTTAGCATTTCAGAAACAGGCTTTAGATAATAAAGATAATCCTGCAATTGTATTTGCACAAAAAAGTGAAGTCAAAACCGAGCCTAACTCGGATGGTAAGGACGCTTTTGTCTTGCATGAAGGGACTAAAGTGTTGGTCTTAGATACTATAAATGACTGGCGAAAAATTAAACTTTTAGACGGGAAAATCGGCTGGATTAATGCAAAGGACATTAAAATGTTAAATAATTTTTAG
- a CDS encoding DUF58 domain-containing protein — MDTKELLKRVRKIEIKTRRLSDHIFGGEYHSTFKGRGMTFSEVRQYQFGDDVRNIDWNVTARTNQPHIKVFEEERELTMMLMVDVSGSEFFGTEKQFKNEIVTEIAATLAFSATQNNDKIGLILFSDQVELFIPPKKGRSHVLRIIRELIEFEPKSKATNIVEALKFLRSVMKKKAIVFMMSDFIADDYQQTLKIAAGKHDITGIRVFDRHEESIPNLGMVQMQDEETGELMLVNTNSKTVRTNYAKFYNEKVSYYKDSFAKSGAGSIACRTDESYVKKLLGYFKTRG, encoded by the coding sequence ATGGATACTAAAGAGCTACTAAAAAGAGTACGTAAAATTGAGATTAAGACACGTCGCTTGTCTGATCATATTTTTGGGGGAGAATACCATTCTACCTTCAAAGGTCGTGGTATGACATTTTCTGAAGTGAGACAATATCAATTTGGAGATGATGTAAGAAACATCGATTGGAATGTTACCGCACGTACTAATCAACCGCATATCAAAGTTTTTGAAGAAGAACGCGAATTAACGATGATGCTTATGGTGGATGTTTCGGGGTCAGAATTTTTTGGAACCGAAAAACAATTTAAAAATGAAATTGTAACAGAGATCGCGGCGACCTTAGCATTTTCAGCAACGCAAAATAATGATAAGATTGGTTTAATTTTATTTTCCGATCAAGTCGAATTATTTATCCCACCTAAAAAAGGACGTTCTCATGTATTGAGAATTATCAGGGAGTTAATCGAGTTTGAGCCTAAAAGCAAAGCGACTAATATTGTCGAAGCTTTGAAGTTTTTACGTAGTGTCATGAAAAAGAAAGCTATTGTTTTTATGATGAGTGATTTTATTGCTGATGACTATCAGCAAACGCTTAAAATAGCAGCAGGAAAACATGATATTACCGGAATACGGGTTTTTGATAGGCATGAAGAAAGTATCCCGAATTTAGGAATGGTACAGATGCAGGACGAAGAAACGGGAGAGCTGATGTTGGTTAATACTAACTCTAAAACAGTTAGAACAAACTATGCTAAATTTTACAACGAAAAAGTAAGCTATTATAAAGATAGTTTTGCCAAATCTGGAGCAGGAAGTATTGCTTGCAGGACAGATGAGAGTTATGTAAAGAAGCTATTAGGCTATTTTAAAACAAGAGGATAA
- a CDS encoding BatD family protein, translating to MKVLKYIVALFLTCTTTLVMAQDDDAVTFQAKVSKKRLALNERLRIDFQMNRDGDNFAPPSFSDFIVVGGPNQSVSNSWDGKRRKFTKIYSYFLAPKKMGTFTIAPAKIEIDGVDFQTTAITIKVTEAQEKPENPNDPDYIVQENIHLVTEVSKSSPYLNEPITVVYKLYVAPRTGISNYRELESPKFNGFWSQSIDDRGVRIQNGTYKGEEYRFVTLRKTVLYPQKTGALVIEPLSLDITVDVPTNRRDIYGRQVSNQVHRTISANTRTINVKALPEAGKPANFTGAVGDFQFNVSTSKNSLNATESLQAKIEVSGKGNLKLFQLPKLTTPSTLEVYDPEHLENVRTNAVGMQGQISDTYTIVPQYKGKFPIPPVSFSYFDLKTETYKEITSKDIVINVIEGPIYAEADNNLPVTSNGEQGGVINENQFASIKTETSFNQVEKEVFLNSTVFWSSLLGPLLAIPLALLYRRKREEREADVSGNRKRKADRLAKKYLSAAKKALGQKEAFYIALEKALHNYLKGRLSIETSDLSKDKITSLLTERGVEEAVITDFEAILENCDLARYTPITTVTMQQDYEKSATTINLIDKQIT from the coding sequence ATGAAAGTATTAAAATACATAGTAGCTCTTTTTTTGACATGCACCACTACATTAGTAATGGCGCAGGATGATGACGCGGTTACTTTTCAAGCAAAAGTAAGTAAGAAAAGATTGGCTTTAAACGAACGCTTACGCATCGACTTTCAGATGAATAGGGATGGAGATAACTTTGCGCCTCCAAGTTTTTCGGATTTTATTGTCGTTGGTGGGCCTAATCAGTCTGTCAGTAATTCTTGGGATGGGAAGCGACGTAAATTCACAAAAATTTACAGTTATTTTTTAGCACCAAAGAAGATGGGGACGTTTACAATTGCTCCAGCTAAAATAGAGATTGATGGCGTTGATTTTCAAACCACAGCAATAACAATAAAGGTTACAGAAGCGCAAGAGAAACCTGAAAACCCTAATGATCCCGATTATATTGTACAGGAAAATATTCATTTAGTTACAGAAGTTTCAAAAAGTAGTCCTTATTTAAACGAGCCTATTACGGTTGTTTATAAATTGTATGTCGCACCAAGAACGGGGATTAGTAATTATAGAGAGCTTGAAAGTCCTAAGTTTAATGGGTTTTGGAGTCAAAGCATAGATGATAGAGGTGTTAGAATACAAAATGGGACCTACAAGGGTGAAGAGTATCGTTTTGTAACTTTAAGAAAAACAGTATTATATCCACAAAAAACAGGTGCTTTAGTGATAGAGCCTTTAAGTTTAGATATTACAGTGGATGTGCCAACTAATAGGCGTGATATTTATGGTAGACAAGTGTCTAATCAAGTGCACAGAACAATTTCTGCTAATACTAGAACTATAAATGTAAAAGCATTACCGGAAGCTGGTAAGCCTGCTAATTTTACGGGAGCTGTCGGAGATTTTCAGTTTAATGTATCGACTTCAAAAAATAGCTTGAATGCAACAGAATCTTTACAGGCTAAAATAGAAGTATCGGGTAAAGGAAATCTTAAGCTATTTCAATTACCAAAATTAACAACACCTAGTACACTGGAAGTTTATGATCCTGAACATTTAGAAAATGTTAGAACAAATGCAGTGGGAATGCAAGGTCAGATTTCGGATACTTATACTATTGTACCACAGTATAAAGGTAAGTTTCCAATACCACCAGTAAGTTTTTCTTACTTTGATTTAAAAACAGAAACGTATAAAGAAATAACGTCTAAGGACATTGTTATTAATGTTATAGAAGGGCCAATTTATGCAGAAGCGGATAATAATTTGCCAGTAACAAGTAATGGAGAGCAGGGTGGAGTTATAAACGAAAATCAGTTTGCATCTATAAAAACAGAGACTAGTTTTAATCAGGTAGAAAAAGAAGTATTTTTAAATTCAACAGTTTTTTGGTCTAGCTTATTAGGACCTTTATTAGCTATTCCTTTAGCGCTATTGTATAGAAGAAAACGTGAAGAAAGAGAGGCGGATGTTTCTGGTAACAGAAAGAGAAAAGCAGACCGACTAGCTAAAAAGTATTTGAGTGCAGCTAAAAAAGCATTAGGTCAAAAAGAAGCTTTTTATATCGCATTGGAAAAAGCATTACATAATTACTTAAAAGGACGATTAAGTATAGAGACATCTGATTTAAGTAAGGATAAAATAACCAGTCTGTTAACGGAAAGAGGTGTTGAAGAAGCTGTGATTACAGATTTTGAAGCTATACTTGAAAATTGTGACCTAGCCCGTTATACGCCTATTACGACTGTAACCATGCAGCAAGATTATGAGAAGTCGGCAACAACAATTAATCTAATTGATAAACAAATTACATAA
- a CDS encoding BatD family protein, with protein sequence MKVLKYIVVLLIGLYTPFVFSQNEDSLRFVAKVNKKKIAINEVLEIEFVFNKEVDTFIPPKFKNFTINQGPNQSVSIIWEKGVKVFSKTYKYSLKPKVIGEEQLIGNATIEVSGTQLQTEPMHISVTKKRSLHRANKKAKSAIKNKVFIVTEVSKNSLNELDSLTVMHRIYFPENFEMSSFYEIRKPVYKHCIIKSEHKKQFTVEQTEFRGSVYRSIVYRQAILKPEGKGEITVKPVILDVVVDVPTGKKDIFGSYLRVPKTIRIKSNKVSVNVVK encoded by the coding sequence ATGAAAGTATTAAAATACATAGTAGTTCTTTTGATTGGACTTTATACTCCTTTTGTTTTTTCTCAAAATGAAGATTCATTGCGATTTGTTGCTAAAGTAAATAAGAAAAAAATAGCCATAAATGAAGTTTTAGAAATAGAGTTTGTTTTTAATAAAGAAGTAGACACATTTATTCCTCCAAAATTTAAAAACTTTACTATTAATCAGGGACCAAATCAATCTGTAAGTATTATTTGGGAAAAAGGTGTAAAGGTTTTTTCAAAAACATATAAGTATTCTCTTAAGCCTAAAGTGATTGGTGAAGAACAATTAATAGGTAATGCGACAATAGAGGTTAGTGGAACACAATTGCAGACTGAACCTATGCATATTAGCGTGACTAAAAAACGGAGTCTTCATAGGGCTAATAAAAAAGCGAAAAGCGCAATTAAAAATAAGGTTTTTATTGTAACTGAGGTGTCTAAAAATAGTTTGAATGAATTAGATTCACTGACTGTTATGCATCGTATTTATTTTCCTGAAAATTTTGAAATGTCTAGTTTTTATGAGATTAGAAAACCAGTTTATAAACACTGTATTATTAAATCGGAGCATAAAAAACAGTTTACAGTGGAGCAAACGGAATTTAGAGGGAGTGTATATCGCTCGATAGTCTATAGACAAGCGATATTAAAGCCAGAAGGGAAAGGTGAAATTACGGTTAAACCTGTAATTCTTGATGTCGTTGTTGATGTTCCCACAGGTAAAAAAGATATTTTTGGGAGCTATTTAAGAGTTCCTAAAACAATAAGAATAAAATCAAACAAGGTTTCTGTAAATGTTGTTAAGTAG
- a CDS encoding carbonic anhydrase family protein — MKAHTKETQATLTPDKAIQFLVEGNGRFQNNLKANRNLLEQVNDTSEGQFPFATILSCIDSRVSAELVFDQGLGDVFSVRIAGNFVNEDILGSMEFASKLAGTKVIVVLGHTSCGAIKGACDHVEMGNLTKLIQKITPAVNAVSEPKDESLRTSKNLAFVDEVSKKNVELTIDRIHAESPILTEMEKSGEIKIVGAMYDVNTGAVTFY; from the coding sequence ATGAAAGCACATACAAAAGAAACTCAGGCGACATTAACACCTGATAAGGCAATACAGTTTTTAGTAGAAGGTAATGGAAGATTTCAAAATAATTTAAAAGCAAATCGTAATCTTTTAGAGCAAGTCAATGATACTAGCGAGGGGCAATTCCCATTTGCAACAATATTAAGCTGTATAGACTCTCGTGTCTCTGCAGAATTAGTTTTTGATCAAGGCTTAGGTGATGTTTTTAGTGTGCGTATTGCAGGTAATTTTGTAAACGAAGACATCTTAGGGAGTATGGAATTTGCTAGTAAATTGGCGGGAACAAAGGTTATTGTTGTTTTAGGTCACACAAGTTGTGGAGCCATTAAAGGGGCTTGTGATCACGTAGAAATGGGTAATCTTACTAAGTTAATCCAAAAAATCACTCCTGCTGTAAATGCAGTATCAGAACCTAAAGATGAAAGTTTACGTACGTCTAAAAATTTAGCTTTTGTAGATGAGGTATCTAAGAAAAATGTCGAGTTAACTATAGATCGTATTCATGCTGAAAGTCCAATTTTAACAGAAATGGAAAAGAGTGGCGAAATTAAAATTGTTGGTGCTATGTATGATGTCAATACAGGAGCAGTAACGTTTTATTAA
- a CDS encoding universal stress protein, which yields MKNNRYKILVLSDLNKSAALELKSTVSLAKMMDGDITLFHVKKPTDIVERESQLSAMRAINEDHIATNKKIEGLIKPIQEDFKQNVNYQVAIGNIKYEIEAYIDAYQPDMIVLGRRKSKTLNFMGDNITDFVLKKYNGTIMIAAEQHALQPNEDVTLGVLNTTDKSVSTDFIEGFVNKTSQPIKAFKIVTNLTETENSLNNKTVEYVFQKGTKAVDNVSKYALKSNINLMCFDNSKHDKSNTSIKKVISKLNVSLLLTGKNTTMLPR from the coding sequence ATGAAAAACAATAGATATAAAATATTGGTGCTTTCAGATTTAAATAAGTCCGCAGCCTTAGAATTAAAAAGCACGGTAAGTTTAGCTAAAATGATGGATGGAGACATTACATTATTTCATGTTAAAAAACCTACTGATATTGTCGAAAGAGAAAGTCAGCTGTCTGCAATGCGAGCAATTAATGAAGATCATATTGCGACTAACAAGAAGATTGAAGGCTTAATTAAACCGATTCAGGAAGATTTTAAACAAAATGTTAACTACCAGGTTGCAATTGGTAATATAAAATACGAAATTGAAGCGTATATTGATGCTTATCAGCCAGATATGATAGTTTTAGGACGACGAAAATCTAAAACACTCAATTTTATGGGTGATAATATCACCGATTTTGTTTTGAAAAAATATAATGGGACAATAATGATTGCTGCAGAACAGCATGCTTTACAACCAAATGAGGATGTTACGTTAGGTGTTTTAAACACTACCGATAAAAGTGTAAGTACCGATTTTATAGAAGGGTTTGTCAATAAAACGAGTCAGCCGATAAAAGCATTTAAAATTGTAACTAATCTGACAGAAACTGAAAATAGTTTGAATAACAAAACTGTAGAATATGTTTTTCAAAAAGGGACTAAGGCAGTAGATAATGTTTCAAAATATGCGTTAAAAAGTAATATTAATTTAATGTGTTTTGATAATTCAAAACATGATAAATCTAATACAAGTATAAAAAAAGTGATAAGCAAACTTAATGTTTCGTTATTACTAACAGGAAAAAACACAACGATGCTACCTAGGTAG
- a CDS encoding DUF2490 domain-containing protein: MGKRTLKKKNIIATLALSLVLPFYGLSQDSSLGNWLIYIGSKELKNGWNIHNEVQYRNYDAIGDLEQLLLRTGLGYNLTENNNNLLLGYGYILSENYVGNTDEKVSVNEHRIFQQFTTKQKLGKLSLSHRYRFEQRFVDADFKMRFRYFLGLKIPLQNNADGNNPLYLSVYNEIFLNTKTSIFDRNRVYGGLGYQFSKQLRLELGYMNQFFETASRDQINIIAFVNF, encoded by the coding sequence ATGGGAAAAAGGACTTTAAAAAAGAAAAATATAATCGCAACACTAGCACTATCGCTGGTGTTGCCTTTTTATGGACTAAGCCAAGATAGCAGTTTAGGAAACTGGCTGATATACATTGGAAGTAAAGAACTTAAAAATGGTTGGAACATTCATAATGAAGTCCAATACAGAAACTATGATGCTATTGGTGATTTAGAGCAATTATTATTAAGAACAGGTTTAGGTTATAATTTAACCGAAAACAATAATAACTTGTTATTAGGTTATGGTTACATTCTCTCGGAAAACTATGTCGGTAATACGGACGAGAAAGTTTCGGTAAATGAACATCGAATTTTTCAACAATTTACTACAAAACAAAAACTAGGTAAACTAAGTTTGAGTCATCGTTATAGATTTGAACAACGTTTTGTGGACGCTGACTTTAAGATGCGTTTTAGGTATTTTTTAGGTTTGAAAATTCCACTGCAGAATAATGCAGATGGTAATAATCCATTGTATCTTTCAGTTTATAATGAGATTTTTTTAAACACTAAAACGTCAATATTTGATAGAAACAGAGTGTATGGCGGTTTAGGGTATCAGTTTTCAAAACAATTACGATTAGAATTAGGGTATATGAATCAGTTTTTTGAAACGGCTAGCAGGGACCAAATTAACATCATAGCATTTGTTAATTTTTAG
- a CDS encoding vWA domain-containing protein, translated as MFDGITFLNKEFFWLLLALPLAVVWYVFKNQQQNAELKISSLKGFKVSNSVLPKFKHVLFGLRLLALGVLIVALARPRTSETNTKTKTTRGIDIVMAIDVSASMLAKDLSPNRLEALKNVAAKFIKGRPNDRIGLVEYAGESYTKTPITSDKSIVLNSLDDIKYNTIIEGGTAIGMGLATSVNRLKESKAESKVIILLTDGVNNSGVLNPKIASELAVEFKIKVYTIGLGTNGMALSPVGILPNGKFQYERVQVEIDEDLLKDIAKVTGGKYFRANNNKKLEQIYAEINKLEKTEIEEIKYTTYQELFRPFVWIAGLLLLLEFLIRITLFRSFV; from the coding sequence ATGTTTGACGGAATTACATTTTTAAATAAAGAATTCTTTTGGTTGCTTTTAGCATTGCCATTAGCTGTCGTTTGGTATGTTTTTAAAAACCAACAGCAAAATGCAGAATTAAAAATATCAAGTCTTAAAGGGTTTAAGGTTAGTAACTCTGTATTACCAAAATTTAAGCATGTTTTGTTTGGTTTGCGTTTGTTAGCTTTAGGGGTTTTAATAGTAGCATTAGCTAGACCACGTACCTCAGAAACTAATACAAAAACAAAAACCACAAGAGGTATTGATATTGTAATGGCTATTGATGTGTCTGCGAGTATGTTGGCAAAGGATTTAAGCCCTAATCGTTTAGAAGCTTTAAAAAATGTCGCAGCTAAGTTTATTAAAGGGAGACCAAATGACCGTATAGGATTAGTAGAATATGCTGGAGAGAGTTATACTAAAACACCAATAACTAGTGATAAATCTATTGTATTAAACTCGTTAGATGATATTAAATACAATACCATTATAGAAGGTGGTACTGCAATAGGTATGGGTTTAGCAACCTCTGTAAATAGATTAAAGGAGAGTAAAGCAGAAAGTAAAGTCATTATTTTGTTAACGGATGGGGTTAATAATTCGGGCGTTTTAAACCCGAAAATTGCTAGTGAGTTGGCTGTCGAGTTTAAAATTAAGGTGTATACGATTGGTTTAGGTACTAATGGTATGGCTTTGTCGCCAGTTGGAATTTTGCCAAATGGAAAATTTCAATATGAACGCGTTCAGGTAGAGATTGACGAAGATTTGCTTAAGGATATTGCTAAAGTTACAGGAGGTAAATATTTTAGAGCAAATAATAATAAAAAGCTAGAACAGATCTATGCTGAGATTAATAAATTAGAGAAAACTGAAATTGAAGAAATTAAATACACAACCTATCAAGAGCTTTTTAGACCATTTGTTTGGATTGCAGGATTGCTATTGTTATTAGAGTTTTTGATAAGAATAACATTGTTTAGGAGTTTTGTGTAA